A single region of the Aquarana catesbeiana isolate 2022-GZ linkage group LG07, ASM4218655v1, whole genome shotgun sequence genome encodes:
- the LOC141102442 gene encoding olfactory receptor 1J21-like — MRNLTKITTLILVGLSDHPPTMNGLFVLFLLIYLMTLITNLIIFFLVITDYHLHNPMYFFLSNLAFLDMSYSSVTAPRMLFDLITKNRSISLPACTAQIFFFVYFACSELVLLSAMSYDRYIAICHPLHYTQIMSWRMCSHLAVIIWVFGFIFSLVHTLCSLRLSFCGPNSIHSFFCDLPHLFQITCTDPTINIVLIFALSSSVSLTAFLFTFLPYVRIISTILHIRGKTGKLKAFSTCTSHLLVVFIYYGSIIFIYFVPTSTNMFGINKLFSVISALINPLLNPLIYSLRNNDLKAAFRRTLNP, encoded by the coding sequence ATGAGAAATCTCACAAAGATTACCACTCTTATTCTTGTGGGTCTATCAGACCATCCACCAACCATGAATGGACTTTTTGTGCTCTTCCTTCTGATCTATCTGATGACTCTTATCACAAACCTCATTATATTTTTCTTGGTCATCACTGActaccatctacacaacccaatgtatttttttctcagCAATTTGGCATTTCTGGACATGTCCTATTCATCAGTAACTGCACCAAGGATGCTCTTTGACTTGATCACCAAAAACCGATCAATATCCCTCCCTGCCTGTACAGCCCAAATCTTCTTCTTTGTCTATTTTGCTTGCTCAGAACTTGTCTTGCTCTCGGCTATGTCCTATGACCGGTACATCGCCATCTGCCACCCcctacattacacacaaattatgtccTGGAGGATGTGCAGTCATTTAGCTGTTATAATTTGGGTCTTTGGGTTTATTTTTTCCTTGGTTCATACACTTTGTTCACTCAGGTTGTCCTTCTGTGGTCCAAATTCCATCCACAGCTTCTTCTGTGACCTTCCACACTTGTTCCAGATCACATGTACAGACCCAACAATAAACATAGTGCTCATTTTTGCATTGAGCAGCAGTGTGTCATTAACTGCCTTTCTTTTCACATTTCTTCCATATGTTAGAATTATCAGTACAATTCTCCACATTCGTGGCAAAACTGGAAAGCTGAAAGCATTCTCTACCTGCACATCGCACCTCTTGGTGGTCTTCATCTACTATGGCTCCATCATTTTTATTTACTTCGTTCCCACTTCCACTAATATGTTTGGCATAAACAAGCTGTTTTCAGTCATATCTGCCCTCATTAACCCTTTGCTCAATCCTCTCATCTACAGCCTGAGGAACAACGACCTTAAGGCAGCATTCAGGAGGACTTTAAATCCCTGA